From the Glycine max cultivar Williams 82 chromosome 11, Glycine_max_v4.0, whole genome shotgun sequence genome, the window ATTGAAGAAGGGACCCAAAGGACAGGTGTCGAAAACCCACAGGAGTAGCCTGTGATATGAATCCTAAGGCccagttaattattaattattaattactaatcTCACACCCATCTGCATCTAATAAACCTCCGTTGCTATGACAATTCTATACAATCGTAACGTTTGCTTAAGATGAGAAAAAGCAACCACTTGATCGGTCTCTTAAACTTCCTAACATTCCTGCTGTCGATTCCGATCCTAGGAGGCGGGATATGGCTGAGCAGCAGGGCGAACAACACCGACTGCCTCAAGTTCCTGCAGTGGCCGCTCATCATCATCGGCGTCAGCATCATGGTCGTGTCCCTGGCGGGGTTCGCCGGCGCGTGTTACCGCAACACCTTCCTCATGCGGCTCTACCTCGTCGTCATGTTCCTGGTCATTGCCGTTCTGATCGGGTTCATCATATTCGCCTACGTTGTCACCGACAAGGGGTCCGGTCGGAGGGTGATGAACCGCGCTTACTTGGAGTATTATCTTGAGGACTATTCGGGGTGGTTGGAGGAGCGCGTGGCGAGTGATAGCTACTGGGGGAAGATTGTTTCGTGTGTTAGGGATTCTAAAGCATGTGGGAGGATGGGGATAACCATTAATGGGATGCCCGAGACTCCTGATATGTTCTACATCAGACATCTCACCCCTATTCAGGTATGCAAGACAAACGCTAATCATCTTctttgttataaattattaattttagtaaatttcatatttaaagtattaataaaatcaatgatcaaaacaaaaatgttgcGTTAAAGAGAATATTGTTACTGTTTTTCATCttataatcataaattttatttctttttaagatttttttttatgtgtatgaGTTAGTTTTCTTGAATAATCTGGATTAATTTCTGAGTCTCTATACGAagtttattcaaaaaaaaaaaagaagtggtATATGAATCAAGtggtataatatataattgccttaaatattaaaaaaatatattatacatgataataattttatccgGGTTAAGCTAACTTGTCTTTAGTAGAAGATATACTATGTGATAGCTTTGAAGGAAAGAAGGAAGGTGCTTGGAAACTGGGATTAATTAGTTTCggcttgttttttcttttgttttttgaaatttgaaagacGTAACGGAAGGACAACTCTAATGGGAGTTACTCTTTAATAAGCACATTGACAGCAATTCTAAGAACAAGACAACATtagagagcaccatatctttaTCATGTAAGAGAAACGGTTGTTGGGAAGagaaaaatttagttatttaccCTTTTTTAGGTCCtataaaatttttaacttatggagtggtattatacaaaaatataagaagcaatataaaaatatttttagcatATCAGAAAAGTTGCTCGGTTAAAGTTGACCTAAGGAAGTAAGTTTAGAATTTTTGTCacgttgatttttttaataaatgttcaaatgaaatattttattccttaaaaaattaattagtcaaTCCTTCAAGATTATAtgcaccaaaagaaaaaaaggaaaaatatgattttttttcttcttctataaatGTGGACACTataatctctatttttttaagttaatattttcaaagattGATGTAATTAGAACAATGGTTGTACTATCAGAGATTAAGTTGACATATCATTTCACTTAGAGACAAATCGTTTCTTGTACTTTTTATACGGAAGGGTGggggaatttttattttttatttttaaaaagttgtttTGCTCAGTGCTTTTAAAGAAAGTAAGGGTCGTAGAAACTTGAAGGAAATGGAGTAATGGGTGGGGGGTTGGgggggagtttttttttttttttgaaaagttcTTTGGTTTAGTGCTTTTAAAGAAAGTATGGGTACTCAGAGAATCAAAGTTGAAGGAAATGAAATGCATGTTTCATTAAATGGGTAGATCTGACTCCAGCAATAGATCTCTCTGCAAGGAACCCTGAGCCATGTGGGGGTGATGGGTTCTCACTCGTCAATTCCCGTAACTTGTGGTTCTTTGTCCAATTGATTGATTGCATCCTAAGCCAATGGGggataaataaagaaaagaaaatatggcATCACTATAGTATAGCGGTGATAATTGATGTACATTATTTTGGAAGGGCCGTGGCATCACGGCTAGATACCAAATGTGTCATCGTCACATATTTGGCTTTGATTTTTACATAATTGTCTATACTCTATAGTGTAACATCAGATAAAGAGTGATAACGTTCAAACATGTCATGAAGAGATTTTTTCTATGGAGGCTATTGAACAGGTTTGTGAGTAATGACAAATGGACAGCGATGTATCATGATTCTAAGATAGGACCATATTAAGCGGTGCCCACGTTGCAGATAAGTAATGGGATTATGGGACTGAACAGTAGcattcataaaacataattatgatttcaaggaaattatagtttgttataattgtttaatttgaatGATGGAGGACATGTGTTACTTGTATATCATATTATGAAATagtagttaattaatttttttaaatatgattttaaattttgtgttttaaacGGGGACTAAGAAAGTATTGGAATTTGAAACTTGGGGGGGGCTTAatgatcttatctttttttgttttgtttttgtccaCATtcctaactttttttctttatcgtTAATTAAGCATGATAATCATATTGCCGACTATGCATAATCATTACTCAGTTAGAATTATTGACTTTTTCGGCTTCTGTTTGGGCTTCATTTTACACCCGTATACGTTTTTGGCTGGGGCATAGTTGATGTATACATATAACCTAATAAGTTGTCGCTTTctcctttttagtttttacaagCTTCCCCCAACTCACATAAGAATGTTCTAGGATGcgtttttaaactttgaatggCTGGGGTggccctttttatattttcttgtacTCGTATGATTTATCTTTTAGGTTGGAGTGGGATATTCTTTCTGTTTTTCGTTTGCTAGTATAGTACATATgttttcacccaaaaaaaaaaaacagtacatATGTAAGAGGCTGGTAGGACAAAATCGTAGAAGAAGTAACTCTAGTAAGAACCCTGACCATCATTTTCATACACCCAATCATCACTCAGTAATTCAACTTGTAAATTgtgtatttatttgttaaatttcttaattaagtcCAGAActttaatttgaaatgatagtcATTGACATTGTTTTTCGTTACATGATGTATAATTGACATTTTGTTGTAGAATCTTATTAGGTAAAGATATGTGTAGCTAACTATGTAACTAAGAAAAAGTAATAGCTGCCTTTTTTAATGTTAAGTAATGTCTACCTTTACTTATATgttcaatagtttttttttttatcatcataatTGGACCTTTAGATTCCTTAGTATTTATCTTTATAAGTTTCAATCTCACTGGTTATgaaattaattctcaattaaaacttaatcatatttaaaaaaatttatttttcctccaataatatattttacgaGTTAGTGTTTTCTCACAAATTTAATGTGTATGTTGCTAACTAAATCACACTTGTTATCTATCGGGTCTATATGGCCAATAGTTTTATGATTTAAGGTTCTGACTTCAAAGTGTTGATTTTATctgatattttaatattttagaatgACTTGACAGTTTCCTTATCAAATTATTGTTTCGTGTTTTGCTCCAATTGGTAGATGAGAGAGATAAATTGGCCTCAGTCAGGCTGGTGCATGGTCTGCATGTTATCCATGCCATTAAACAAAGTAACTTTTTGAGTTAtgatttaagatttttaatattttttttattaccctaataaaactaaaattttgattttagttatgtttattttgttttaattcttttagtatacatatattttttattttattccttataaaattttattcattttgtagttttttttgaaatttttttgataaggactaataacaaatgatatatatatatatatatatatatatatatatatatatatatatatatatatatatatatatatatatatatatatatatatatatatatatatatatattatagggacaaaaaataaaaaaatagatatataaaaatgactaaaacaaaatgacaatgatcaaaatatttttttatttgaaactcaacacaaaaataattttatgaaggacaaaaaaaattattaatttattgaggACCAAACACATAATTTATTAGTGTGACCTAAAATCATGGAATCAAactgaatcaaataaataaataaaataattaaattgaacctaaaaaataaattagataacaaaaatagtaattaaacctaaaaattaaaaggataaagtaataaatttagtattaatttattctctctattttatgtattcacttttttttaaaacttatcttATGGG encodes:
- the LOC100788977 gene encoding uncharacterized protein LOC100788977 — protein: MRKSNHLIGLLNFLTFLLSIPILGGGIWLSSRANNTDCLKFLQWPLIIIGVSIMVVSLAGFAGACYRNTFLMRLYLVVMFLVIAVLIGFIIFAYVVTDKGSGRRVMNRAYLEYYLEDYSGWLEERVASDSYWGKIVSCVRDSKACGRMGITINGMPETPDMFYIRHLTPIQSGCCKPPTDCGYVYQNETVWIPGSGLMGANPDCTRWSNDQEQLCYACDSCKAGVLASLKKSWRKVSVINIVVMIILVIVYIIAYAAYRNNRKMDNDEPYGEARMTKAQPSAFHL